Within Deinococcus metalli, the genomic segment GCAGGTACTCCCTGGGCGTGAAGTCGGCAATCACCCCTTCCCGGTGCTCACGGGGCGCGATGAGCACGTAGCCGAGCGCCTGGACGAGCTCCCGGCCCCCGGCATCCGGGGAGCGGGCCAGGAACGCCACGGCGAAGTCATCCTCGAACACCCGGTGGTGGGCATAGTCGGGGTGCCCCTCGAGGCAGGCACAGATGAAGCATGGGCCGTCCTGGGTGTGGCGGACGGAGGCGTCGAGGTCGTAGGCCTGTCGGGGGCGCATGCCTGACCGTAGCACCGGGGTTGCCGATGACCAGCTGGACGTGGGAGCGCTGAACCGTCACGGATCGGGAGCCACCGCCTCCCCACGAGATACGCTGGTGCATGACCCGATTTCTGGAATACACCCTCCGTGAGCAGGCCGGCGACGTGCTGGTGTTCGAGGACATCACCGGCCATGAGCGCCGGGTGGCCTTCAAGATTCTGGACGTCAGCCGGCCCGGCACGCCGCCCCTCTATGGGGTGCATCTGACCTCCGGGGCCTGGCTGGCGCTGGATCATGCCGGACAGTTCCGACCCCTCAACCTCACGCCGCAGCGCAACGAGATCGATGCCCTGACCCTCTTCCTCTCGTTCGTGCGGCGCGCTGGCGTGCTCTATGACCAGACGGATCAGGTGGCGGTGTAAGTCAGGCGCGGATGCCCCGCCGCCGCGGTGCCAGCACGGCTCCCCGGGTGCTGGGCCTCGGGGGCGGCGCCGGCTCGGGCAAAACCACCCTGGCCGAGGGTCTAGTCGAGGCGCTGAGCGCCCAGGTGCTGCACCTGGATGATTTTAACTTTCAGGACGGGGCGCGGGGGGTCTTCGTCACGAACGCCGAGAGCGGAACGCGGCACCTCGACCTCAATCATCCCGCCTCCATCGATGTGGGGCGGCTGCTGGCTGAGCTGGATCGGCTGGGTCAGGACGGCGGCGTGCGCACGGTCATCGTCGAGGGGCACCTCGCGCTGGCCCTGCCGGGCCTGCGGGCGCGGCTGGACAGTTCGCTGTTCGTC encodes:
- a CDS encoding uridine kinase family protein, with the translated sequence MPRRRGASTAPRVLGLGGGAGSGKTTLAEGLVEALSAQVLHLDDFNFQDGARGVFVTNAESGTRHLDLNHPASIDVGRLLAELDRLGQDGGVRTVIVEGHLALALPGLRARLDSSLFVDLPIDLCIVRKLVRKVGQGADAAVVARNYRQSGRPGHLLFVAPSRRHADIVLDGLLEPQELVQAALQQLAALGLISVTPPPG